One Papaver somniferum cultivar HN1 chromosome 10, ASM357369v1, whole genome shotgun sequence genomic window carries:
- the LOC113317780 gene encoding glu S.griseus protease inhibitor-like encodes MTWPPCISCTGSGAARKSWPQLVGKPGAVAKATIERDLPGVTAVIIPMGNIRDLNYCCNRVWVNVKNDPQQTVATVPRVG; translated from the exons ATGACTTGGCCTCCATGCATTAGTTGTACCG GTTCTGGAGCCGCAAGGAAGAGTTGGCCACAACTTGTTGGAAAGCCGGGTGCAGTAGCAAAAGCAACTATTGAGAGAGACCTGCCAGGAGTGACTGCGGTTATCATACCTATGGGTAACATTAGGGATCTCAATTATTGTTGCAACCGTGTTTGGGTTAACGTTAAAAACGACCCTCAACAAACCGTTGCTACTGTTCCCAGAGTCGGATAG
- the LOC113319177 gene encoding nicotinamide/nicotinic acid mononucleotide adenylyltransferase-like, producing MDVELPLEKLFKEPIDDGKGVVVLVANGSFNPPTFMHLRMFELARDALNSDGFCVIGGYMSPVNDAYKKKGLISAEHRLQLCELACRSSSFVMVDPWEAKQSSYQRTLTVLDRVQSCLCDSGLVRRESLKVMLLCGSDLVESFCVPGVWIPEQIRALCRDYGIVCIRREGTDIEKIISGDEILNAYKNNIRVVDELIPNQISSSRMRECISRGLSIKYLTVDEVIDYIRQHNLYLNLDSTEKKHLQEGKDEKLMLKKKETSD from the exons ATGGATGTCGAGTTGCCATTGGAGAAGCTGTTTAAGGAACCCATTGATGATGGAAAGGGTGTTGTTGTTTTAGTAGCAAATGGAAGTTTCAATCCTCCGACTTTCATGCATTTGCGAATGTTTGAACTGGCAAGAGATGCATTAAATTCAGATGGATTTTGTGTTATTGGAGGTTACATGTCACCTGTGAATGATGCGTACAAGAAGAAAGGTCTCATCTCTGCTGAACATCGCTTACAGTTGTGTGAGCTTGCTTGTAGAAGCTCGTCGTTTGTTATGGTGGATCCGTGGGAGGCGAAACAAAGTAGTTATCAGCGGACTTTGACTGTATTGGATAGAGTACAGAGTTGCTTGTGTGATAGTGGGTTGGTGAGGAGAGAGTCGCTTAAGGTTATGCTTCTATGTGGTTCTGATTTAGTGGAATCGTTTTGTGTACCGGGAGTATGGATCCCTGAGCAGATTAGGGCCTTATGTAGAGATTATGGAATTGTTTGTATTCGCAGGGAAGGTACTGACATTGAGAAGATTATTTCAGGGGATGAGATTTTGAATGCGTATAAGAACAACATTAGAGTTGTGGATGAACTGATACCGAACCAGATTAGTTCTTCAAGAATGAGGGAATGTATTTCAAGAGGATTATCAATAAAGTATCTGACGGTAGATGAAGTGATTGATTATATCAGACAACACAATTTGTACCTGAATTTGGATTCAACTGAAAAGAAGCACTTGCAAGAGGGGAAGGATGAAAAGTTGATGcttaaaaagaaagaaacatcag ATTGA